One region of Streptomyces davaonensis JCM 4913 genomic DNA includes:
- a CDS encoding phage baseplate assembly protein V: MAAPSNRYLGKFRGRVVDNDDPLRIGRITVEVPDVLGDEPSTWALPCLPFTGPEAGQFVVPPPGTGVWVEFEQGDPSFPVWTGCWYGAAEELPPDARRELQANSPSKPVVVQTPGNHKLVLNDTPGAEQGILLQAQGGAYIRITQEAVVIATGAGAEVILRGREVTINEGQLTVLSKR; this comes from the coding sequence ATGGCGGCACCCAGCAATCGCTACCTCGGCAAGTTCCGCGGCCGGGTCGTCGACAACGACGATCCGCTGCGCATCGGCCGGATCACCGTCGAGGTCCCGGACGTGCTCGGCGACGAGCCGTCCACCTGGGCGCTGCCCTGTCTGCCGTTCACCGGGCCCGAGGCCGGCCAGTTCGTGGTGCCGCCGCCCGGCACCGGCGTGTGGGTGGAGTTCGAGCAGGGCGACCCCAGCTTCCCGGTGTGGACGGGCTGTTGGTACGGCGCCGCCGAGGAACTGCCGCCCGACGCGCGCCGCGAGCTCCAGGCGAACTCACCGAGCAAGCCGGTCGTCGTGCAGACACCGGGGAACCACAAGCTCGTCCTGAACGACACGCCCGGCGCTGAGCAGGGGATCCTCCTCCAGGCCCAGGGCGGCGCCTACATCCGCATCACCCAGGAAGCCGTGGTCATCGCGACCGGCGCGGGCGCCGAGGTCATCCTGCGCGGCCGTGAAGTGACCATCAACGAGGGCCAGTTGACCGTGCTCTCGAAGCGATAG
- a CDS encoding GPW/gp25 family protein: protein MSPRTRSDIAFPFRPDRRGRTAHATHGEHVHDLIEQLLFTSPGERVMRPDFGCGLLDLVFAPTSPELVSTLELSVHAALQRWLGDLIEVEALDVIGDDHTVRVHLSYVLRATGARRDDVFEGRAAA, encoded by the coding sequence ATGAGCCCACGCACCCGCAGCGACATCGCCTTCCCCTTCCGGCCCGACCGCCGAGGCCGCACCGCGCACGCCACGCACGGCGAACACGTCCACGACCTCATCGAGCAACTGCTGTTCACCAGCCCCGGCGAGCGAGTCATGCGCCCCGATTTCGGCTGCGGACTGCTCGATCTGGTCTTCGCGCCGACCAGCCCGGAGCTGGTCAGCACCCTCGAACTGTCCGTGCACGCCGCGCTCCAGCGCTGGCTCGGCGACCTCATCGAGGTCGAGGCCCTCGACGTGATCGGCGACGACCACACCGTCCGCGTCCACCTGTCCTACGTGCTGCGCGCGACCGGCGCCCGCCGCGACGACGTCTTCGAAGGGAGGGCCGCCGCATGA
- a CDS encoding putative baseplate assembly protein encodes MSRRTKVRAAQLGGVDAVEVSDDGLLLTVTFLGKAPHGLGPENVRIDGGRRITGITAVDLSVEREEDPELDDRLHVTLDRAGDTSRYRLSLVEADPYGRPGTDPFRGFDQRYHSAEFSFRPDCPTPFDCKEEEHGNGDFPAAPVIDYTARDYDTIRKLLLDRLALTTPDWVERNPADLGITLVELLAHTGDLISYQQDAVATEAYLDTARRRVSVRRHVRLIDYAMHDGCAARAYVAVETAGDHTLAPGTYRFASVDVRTLDPHDRPEPGTVVDEIDLGDLDERGSVEVFEPVVTADPLELRVAHNAIRLWTWGGETCALPKGATSATLRDDWVDPETCRDRRLDLRPGDVLILEEVKGPRTGTPGDADPAHRQAVRLVSVTPAVDRIEDQPVLEVTWAAEDALRFPLCLTTRGGRDCLPVEDVTLARGNVVLVDHGRTLTGLPETFTVPQDPAVVAPCDPPAFGCWDAEEGNAPARIVNSLTEQTESGSLLRPDDIRELFTVVGERPTTRAGLGLQRAGQRHEQVVPGTAYAQAAALRRLLAQSVYPGIRPRFRPVLGRTPVTQAVPFPDPGTIAAGQAERIAAIPGRIRQRLVELWHSARDRDGLGEEEITELTVVYGLKVVERLELRRHPERALRELLHRSDRLLDAKLRRVEVLTARARAGTVLDAHIAWEIAHSWGPPYAAGLHPGEPVLRGSATGALAQDPRHALPAVRLHEEDLVWRPRRDLLDSGSRDRHFVGELEDDGRLALRFGDGRHGARPTPGARLTAVYRLGGGTAGNVGAEAVNHLVVALDCEHPPAAVVRNPLPATGGTDPEPLEQVRQLAPLDLRRTRLRAVTAEDYATLAGALPGVQRAAAELRWTGSVQEAHIAVDALGSGAPTPALLDAVTQALETYRRIGHDLVVGPARLVPLDIGLTVCALPGHQHGQILAELYRVLGAGPGGFFHPDTQTFGESVRLSRLVAVAAAVPGVESVEVTRLQRLFEQDRGEKEDGVLRLGPLEIATCDNDPDRPENGRLAISLGGAR; translated from the coding sequence ATGAGCCGCCGTACCAAGGTGCGCGCCGCCCAACTGGGCGGAGTCGACGCCGTCGAGGTCAGCGACGACGGGCTGCTGCTCACCGTCACCTTCCTCGGCAAGGCCCCGCACGGCCTCGGCCCGGAGAACGTCCGCATCGACGGCGGCCGCCGGATCACCGGCATCACCGCCGTGGACCTCAGCGTCGAGCGGGAGGAGGACCCCGAACTCGACGACCGGCTCCATGTCACCCTCGACCGGGCCGGGGACACCTCCCGCTACCGGCTCTCCCTCGTCGAGGCCGACCCCTACGGCCGCCCCGGCACGGACCCCTTCCGCGGCTTCGACCAGCGCTATCACAGCGCGGAGTTCTCCTTCCGGCCCGACTGCCCGACCCCCTTCGACTGCAAGGAGGAGGAACACGGGAACGGGGACTTCCCGGCGGCGCCCGTCATCGACTACACGGCCCGCGACTACGACACCATCCGCAAGCTCCTGCTGGACCGGCTCGCGCTCACCACGCCCGACTGGGTCGAGCGCAACCCCGCCGACCTCGGCATCACCCTGGTCGAACTCCTCGCCCACACCGGTGACCTGATCAGCTATCAGCAGGACGCGGTCGCCACCGAGGCCTACCTCGACACCGCCCGCCGCCGCGTCTCCGTACGCCGTCACGTCCGGCTCATCGACTACGCCATGCACGACGGCTGCGCGGCCCGCGCCTACGTCGCCGTGGAGACCGCGGGCGACCACACCCTCGCCCCCGGCACGTACCGCTTCGCCTCCGTCGACGTGCGCACCCTCGACCCGCACGACCGGCCCGAGCCCGGCACCGTCGTCGACGAGATCGACCTCGGCGACCTCGACGAGCGGGGCTCGGTGGAGGTCTTCGAACCGGTCGTCACCGCCGACCCGCTCGAACTGCGCGTCGCCCACAACGCGATCCGCCTGTGGACCTGGGGAGGGGAGACGTGCGCGCTCCCCAAGGGCGCCACCTCCGCCACCCTGCGCGACGACTGGGTCGACCCGGAGACCTGCCGGGACCGCCGACTCGACCTCAGGCCCGGGGACGTGCTGATCCTGGAGGAGGTCAAGGGACCGCGCACCGGCACCCCCGGCGACGCCGACCCCGCCCACCGCCAGGCCGTCCGCCTGGTCTCCGTCACCCCCGCCGTCGACCGCATCGAGGACCAGCCCGTCCTGGAGGTCACCTGGGCCGCCGAGGACGCCCTGCGCTTCCCGCTCTGCCTGACCACGCGCGGCGGCCGCGACTGCCTGCCCGTCGAGGACGTGACCCTGGCCCGCGGCAATGTCGTCCTCGTCGACCACGGCCGCACCCTGACCGGCCTGCCCGAGACCTTCACCGTGCCGCAGGACCCCGCCGTCGTCGCCCCCTGCGACCCTCCCGCCTTCGGCTGCTGGGACGCCGAGGAGGGCAACGCGCCCGCCCGGATCGTCAACTCCCTGACGGAACAGACGGAATCCGGTTCGCTGTTGCGCCCGGACGACATCCGTGAGCTTTTCACCGTCGTCGGCGAACGGCCCACGACCCGCGCCGGACTCGGCCTCCAGCGCGCCGGACAGCGCCACGAACAGGTCGTCCCCGGCACGGCCTACGCCCAGGCCGCCGCCTTGCGCCGGCTGCTCGCCCAGTCCGTCTACCCGGGCATCCGGCCCCGTTTCCGGCCCGTCCTCGGCCGTACCCCCGTCACCCAGGCCGTCCCCTTCCCCGACCCCGGCACGATCGCCGCCGGACAGGCCGAGCGGATCGCCGCCATCCCCGGTCGGATCCGGCAGCGGCTGGTCGAGCTGTGGCACAGCGCCCGCGACCGGGACGGCCTCGGCGAGGAGGAGATCACCGAACTCACCGTCGTCTACGGCCTGAAGGTCGTGGAGCGCCTCGAACTGCGCCGCCATCCCGAGCGCGCCCTGCGCGAACTTCTGCACCGCAGCGACCGATTGCTCGACGCCAAGCTGCGCCGAGTCGAGGTCCTCACGGCACGGGCCCGCGCCGGAACCGTCCTCGACGCCCACATCGCCTGGGAGATCGCGCACAGTTGGGGCCCGCCGTACGCGGCCGGACTCCACCCCGGCGAGCCCGTGCTGCGTGGCTCCGCGACCGGCGCGCTCGCCCAGGACCCGCGGCATGCCCTGCCCGCCGTACGGCTGCACGAGGAGGACCTGGTGTGGCGGCCGCGCCGTGACCTGCTCGACAGCGGGTCGCGTGACCGGCACTTCGTCGGTGAACTGGAGGACGACGGCCGGCTCGCCCTGCGCTTCGGTGATGGGCGGCACGGCGCGCGGCCCACTCCGGGCGCCCGGCTCACCGCGGTGTACCGGCTCGGCGGCGGCACCGCGGGCAACGTCGGCGCCGAGGCCGTCAACCACCTCGTCGTCGCCCTCGACTGCGAGCACCCGCCCGCCGCCGTGGTCCGCAACCCGCTGCCCGCCACCGGCGGCACCGATCCCGAACCACTGGAACAGGTACGCCAGTTGGCCCCGCTCGATCTGCGCCGCACCCGGCTGCGCGCGGTCACCGCCGAGGACTATGCGACCCTCGCCGGCGCCTTGCCCGGCGTCCAGCGTGCCGCCGCCGAACTCCGCTGGACCGGCAGCGTCCAGGAGGCGCACATCGCCGTCGACGCCCTCGGCAGCGGGGCGCCGACGCCGGCACTGCTCGACGCGGTCACCCAGGCGCTGGAGACGTACCGGCGCATCGGCCACGACCTCGTCGTCGGCCCCGCCAGGCTCGTCCCGCTCGACATCGGGCTGACCGTGTGCGCGCTGCCCGGTCACCAGCACGGGCAGATCCTGGCCGAGCTGTACCGCGTGCTCGGCGCGGGCCCGGGCGGTTTCTTTCACCCGGACACCCAGACCTTCGGCGAGTCCGTCCGGCTCAGCCGGCTGGTCGCCGTCGCGGCGGCGGTCCCCGGCGTGGAGAGCGTCGAAGTCACCCGGCTGCAAAGGCTGTTCGAACAGGACCGCGGAGAGAAAGAGGACGGCGTGCTGCGGCTCGGCCCGCTGGAGATCGCCACCTGTGACAACGACCCCGACCGGCCGGAGAACGGCCGACTGGCGATATCCCTGGGAGGTGCCCGATGA
- a CDS encoding putative baseplate assembly protein, which produces MSQACSCGGACGGHDERLAPAPLHNSPGRTALDYRVGEYGSFLAALLDRLASPAYPALDGLTVRTPDDPAIGLLDATAVLGDLLTFHSERIADEAYLRTANEHRSLALLGRLVGHRARPGVAADTYLAYTLERDARAEALPVVIPRGARSHSVPASADEQSLTFETSRDLTARWDFNELKVRRRRPSPLSPSDLERRSEIFVEGTANSLQAGDQLLFVFGEQAGGERLLLPVAKARVDREEEITAISLPKSPPPTLKELVDEVRRRIADEGRPVSRLIEDFEDQVLAPLRGDLDGVTSPEGLAARLVEPVARLGEAQVLAAAYEDVADWFERLEAVLADIAERAMELAPAQSDSSAAPRGLVAQFPAPLKGDSRAAAYQALSALLPALRAMPGSTRPARPGADPVGLLAALHPTLHSALRKAAAPTTPALLRELLALRVTAAPFGATAPLKPVQDERGRVIRTADWPLTGAVLAGMRVVFDPAGKVPVRAEFQYVEGSGSDQRSENLPVPQPVRFALGAGQVELSVRSGQDRDLNWLNRRPADSQEPGVTARFHSGLPERTLFVSRPGEDGLIQVGIHNGDARQIPVRPGADEQFTHGDFEVSVRYTVGSTEPNVEVVIASKPEPVNRRVLQLDTVHAGITVGSWVAIQRPAKGKGVPGDAKLAFVTTQVVAARTAAYTNYGITGRGTELTLADPWLDEFDVLLSHIRDTTVHAAGEALRLADEPLGEDVHGDEIELAQLYDGLRPGRTLIVTGERSDIPGTSGLPATEVVTVATADPAVDPQLPGDRLHTRLTLTTRLAHRYRRDSVRILGNVVEATHGEGREEAIGSGDSDRVNQTFALWQSPLTWLAADNPLGATAVLELRVDGVRWHEVDSLAGRGPTERVYITGSTADGRTTVTFGDGVHGARLPSGHENVRARYRFGTGKAANVAADRITQPLTRPLGVTRVTNPLPANGGSDADGPGPTRRTIPLAVSALDRLVSPADYEDFARSRAGIGRATARELFDGRRRILHVTVAGADDVPLDGSDTLDALRGALTEYGDPGLPVRVDAREPVLLLLATRVKVAPDHAWEIVEPRLRQALLRRLGYEGRELGRPARLSEVLATAHSVPGVEYVDVDVFTGVPASATPEELTGILTDPGPPRASVPAHPATYDEKVHTVRAEGGETLSEISGRHGVPLAELLRLNPDITDTRRLPKGRSVFVFRGIRPAQLALLAPKAADTLILTEVK; this is translated from the coding sequence ATGAGCCAGGCCTGTTCCTGCGGCGGTGCGTGCGGCGGCCACGACGAGCGCCTCGCCCCCGCCCCGCTCCACAACTCGCCCGGCCGCACCGCCCTCGACTACCGCGTCGGCGAGTACGGCTCCTTCCTGGCCGCCCTCCTCGACCGGCTCGCCTCACCGGCGTACCCAGCGCTCGACGGGCTCACCGTGCGCACCCCCGACGACCCGGCGATCGGCCTGCTCGACGCCACCGCTGTCCTCGGTGACCTGCTCACCTTCCACTCCGAGCGGATCGCGGACGAGGCGTATCTCCGTACGGCGAACGAGCACCGGTCGCTCGCGCTGCTCGGGCGGCTCGTCGGGCACCGGGCGCGGCCCGGGGTGGCCGCGGACACGTATCTGGCGTACACGCTGGAGCGCGACGCTCGCGCCGAGGCGCTGCCGGTGGTGATTCCACGCGGGGCCCGGAGTCACAGTGTTCCCGCGTCCGCGGACGAGCAGTCCCTGACCTTCGAGACCAGCCGTGACCTGACGGCTCGCTGGGACTTCAACGAGCTGAAGGTGCGCCGTCGTCGGCCGTCGCCGCTGTCGCCTTCTGATCTGGAGCGGAGGTCCGAGATCTTTGTCGAGGGGACGGCGAACTCCCTTCAGGCCGGGGACCAGTTGCTCTTCGTCTTCGGGGAGCAGGCGGGCGGGGAGCGTTTGTTGCTTCCGGTGGCGAAGGCGCGGGTCGATCGGGAGGAGGAGATCACCGCGATCTCTCTGCCGAAGTCTCCTCCGCCTACCTTGAAGGAACTGGTCGATGAAGTGCGGCGGCGGATCGCGGATGAGGGGCGTCCGGTCAGCCGCCTGATCGAGGACTTCGAGGATCAGGTGCTGGCGCCGTTGCGGGGGGATCTGGACGGGGTGACGAGTCCTGAGGGGCTTGCGGCTCGTCTTGTGGAGCCTGTTGCGCGGTTGGGTGAGGCTCAGGTGTTGGCTGCGGCGTACGAGGACGTGGCCGATTGGTTCGAACGGCTGGAGGCCGTTCTGGCGGACATCGCTGAGCGGGCGATGGAGTTGGCACCTGCGCAAAGTGATTCGTCTGCGGCGCCGCGGGGGCTGGTCGCGCAGTTCCCCGCGCCCCTGAAGGGAGATTCGCGGGCCGCTGCTTATCAAGCACTCAGCGCCCTTCTCCCGGCCCTTCGCGCTATGCCTGGTTCCACCCGTCCTGCCCGTCCCGGCGCCGACCCCGTCGGGCTTCTTGCCGCGTTGCACCCCACACTCCACTCCGCCCTGCGCAAAGCCGCCGCCCCCACCACCCCCGCCCTCCTCCGCGAACTCCTCGCCCTGCGTGTCACCGCCGCCCCCTTCGGTGCCACGGCACCCCTCAAGCCCGTCCAGGACGAACGCGGGCGAGTCATCCGTACCGCCGACTGGCCGCTCACCGGAGCTGTGCTCGCCGGCATGCGCGTCGTGTTCGATCCGGCGGGGAAGGTGCCGGTGCGGGCGGAGTTCCAGTACGTCGAGGGCAGTGGCTCCGACCAGCGCAGCGAGAATCTGCCGGTTCCCCAGCCGGTGCGGTTCGCGCTCGGTGCCGGGCAGGTCGAGTTGTCCGTGCGCTCCGGGCAGGACCGCGATCTGAACTGGCTCAACCGCAGGCCCGCCGACTCCCAGGAGCCGGGGGTCACCGCCCGCTTCCACTCGGGGCTGCCCGAGCGGACGCTGTTCGTGTCGCGGCCCGGTGAGGACGGTCTGATCCAGGTCGGCATCCACAACGGCGACGCCCGGCAGATTCCCGTACGGCCGGGTGCCGACGAGCAGTTCACGCACGGTGATTTCGAGGTCAGCGTCCGGTACACCGTGGGCAGCACCGAGCCCAACGTCGAGGTCGTCATCGCCTCCAAGCCGGAGCCCGTCAACCGCCGGGTGCTCCAGCTCGACACCGTGCACGCCGGGATCACCGTCGGCAGCTGGGTGGCGATCCAGCGCCCGGCGAAGGGCAAGGGCGTACCCGGTGACGCCAAGCTGGCGTTCGTCACCACGCAGGTGGTCGCGGCTCGTACGGCGGCGTACACCAACTACGGCATCACCGGCCGCGGCACCGAACTCACCCTCGCCGACCCGTGGCTGGACGAGTTCGACGTGCTGCTCTCGCACATCCGTGACACCACCGTGCACGCGGCAGGGGAGGCGCTGCGGTTGGCCGACGAGCCCCTCGGTGAGGACGTGCACGGCGACGAGATCGAACTCGCCCAGCTGTACGACGGGTTGCGGCCCGGCCGCACGCTGATCGTCACCGGTGAACGGAGCGACATCCCCGGCACGTCGGGCCTGCCCGCCACCGAGGTCGTCACCGTCGCCACCGCCGACCCGGCCGTCGATCCCCAACTGCCCGGCGACCGGTTGCACACCCGGCTCACCCTCACCACCCGCCTCGCCCACCGTTATCGCCGGGACAGCGTGCGCATCCTCGGCAACGTCGTCGAGGCCACCCATGGCGAGGGCCGCGAGGAGGCCATCGGCAGCGGTGATTCCGACCGCGTGAACCAGACCTTCGCGCTGTGGCAGTCCCCGCTGACCTGGCTCGCCGCCGACAACCCCCTCGGCGCCACCGCGGTGTTGGAGCTCCGCGTGGACGGCGTCCGGTGGCACGAGGTCGACAGTCTCGCCGGACGCGGCCCCACCGAGCGTGTGTACATCACCGGTTCCACCGCCGACGGCCGTACGACGGTGACCTTCGGTGACGGTGTGCACGGCGCCCGGCTGCCCTCCGGCCACGAGAACGTGCGCGCCCGCTACCGCTTCGGCACCGGCAAGGCCGCCAACGTCGCCGCCGACCGGATCACCCAGCCGCTCACCCGCCCGCTCGGCGTCACCCGGGTCACCAACCCCCTTCCCGCGAACGGCGGTTCGGACGCGGACGGGCCCGGTCCCACCCGGCGTACGATCCCGCTCGCCGTGTCCGCCCTGGACCGGCTGGTGTCGCCCGCCGACTACGAGGACTTCGCCCGCTCCCGCGCCGGGATCGGCCGGGCCACCGCGCGCGAACTCTTCGACGGACGGCGCCGGATCCTGCACGTCACGGTCGCGGGCGCCGACGATGTACCGCTGGACGGCTCGGACACCCTGGACGCCCTGCGCGGCGCGCTCACCGAGTACGGTGATCCCGGCCTCCCGGTGCGTGTGGACGCCCGCGAGCCGGTGCTGTTGCTCCTCGCCACGCGGGTGAAGGTGGCCCCGGACCATGCCTGGGAGATCGTCGAACCCCGGCTGCGCCAGGCGCTGCTGCGCCGACTCGGCTACGAGGGGCGCGAGTTGGGGCGGCCCGCCAGGCTCTCCGAGGTGCTGGCCACCGCGCACTCCGTGCCCGGCGTCGAGTATGTGGACGTCGACGTCTTCACCGGCGTCCCCGCCTCCGCCACCCCCGAGGAACTCACCGGCATCCTCACCGACCCCGGCCCGCCCAGGGCCTCGGTTCCGGCGCACCCGGCGACGTACGACGAGAAGGTCCACACCGTCCGAGCCGAGGGCGGCGAGACACTGTCGGAGATCTCCGGCCGCCACGGCGTCCCGCTCGCCGAACTCCTGCGCCTCAACCCCGACATCACCGACACCCGGCGCCTGCCCAAGGGCCGCTCGGTGTTCGTCTTCCGCGGTATCCGCCCCGCCCAGCTCGCGCTGCTGGCGCCGAAGGCCGCGGACACCCTGATCCTGACGGAGGTCAAGTGA